From Pseudomonas hefeiensis, one genomic window encodes:
- a CDS encoding TauD/TfdA family dioxygenase, translated as MTSIEHLNGRSELFSMAPTDASAQSLPLLVQGTSGQSIHDLDASIRDSLAHALTTVGGVLFRGFTVATPIDFKRFAASFGAPLASYEFGSTPRSKVFAGVYSSTEYPAHQFIPLHNEQAYTRPWPSRIWFHCIKASETGGETPIADSRLIYQRMPAEIRELFASRELLYVRNYSGALDLPWEKVFNTQDRAQVERYCQDNDIEWEWKADGDLRTRQRCAAVQQHPDTGEWVWFNQAHLFHVSAIEPNVRASLLAAVGEENLPRHVYFGDGSAIADDMLDTVREVYRETAISFPWQPGDILMLDNRLVAHGRNPFTGDRKVIVAMA; from the coding sequence ATGACCTCAATCGAACACCTGAACGGGCGTTCCGAGCTTTTTTCCATGGCGCCCACGGATGCAAGCGCCCAGTCGCTACCCCTGCTGGTGCAAGGGACATCGGGACAGTCGATCCACGATCTGGACGCCTCGATTCGCGACAGCCTGGCCCATGCCCTGACCACGGTTGGCGGCGTGTTGTTTCGCGGTTTCACCGTCGCCACCCCCATCGATTTCAAGCGCTTCGCTGCCAGCTTCGGCGCGCCGCTGGCCAGTTACGAATTCGGCTCCACGCCACGCAGCAAAGTCTTCGCCGGGGTCTATAGCTCCACGGAATACCCGGCCCATCAGTTCATCCCTTTGCACAACGAGCAGGCCTACACCCGTCCCTGGCCTTCACGCATCTGGTTTCACTGCATCAAGGCCAGTGAAACCGGCGGCGAGACCCCGATTGCCGACAGCCGCCTGATCTACCAGCGCATGCCCGCCGAGATCCGCGAGCTGTTCGCCAGCCGCGAACTGCTCTACGTGCGCAACTACAGCGGCGCCCTGGACCTGCCTTGGGAAAAAGTCTTCAACACCCAGGACCGTGCCCAGGTCGAACGCTACTGCCAGGACAACGACATCGAGTGGGAATGGAAAGCCGATGGCGACCTGCGCACCCGCCAGCGTTGCGCCGCCGTGCAGCAGCATCCCGATACCGGTGAATGGGTCTGGTTCAACCAGGCGCACCTGTTCCATGTCTCGGCCATCGAACCGAACGTACGCGCCAGTCTGCTCGCAGCCGTGGGTGAAGAAAACCTGCCGCGCCATGTCTATTTCGGCGACGGCTCGGCCATTGCCGACGACATGCTCGATACCGTGCGCGAGGTCTACCGCGAGACCGCCATCAGTTTCCCCTGGCAGCCGGGCGATATCCTGATGCTCGACAACCGACTGGTGGCACACGGTCGCAATCCTTTCACCGGTGACCGCAAAGTCATCGTGGCCATGGCGTGA
- a CDS encoding TonB-dependent receptor — translation MNFKKNTIALAVGSAIGLSNAAWAAEEAGTMEIAPITVTGEKIDRTLEQTQSSVVVLTDKNLREHGDKDLVDVFARTPGVYSQAGNENWGIRGVPVSGFDDQGPAALNGAVSVYVDGAVQPNRALTLSPVPLWDAEQVEVFLGPQSTTQGRNSLAGAVVIRTKNPTFEPSFSAQTNVGNYGERGAAVAGGGSIVDDKIAGRIAVDYGEGDGYIRNTTHNDDANPRRTSNTRGKLLILPNDDTDVLLTYAHSEHRQGDRSTMRVNGKPSYYDIASNTKAFDNLKQDTLSAKVDYRLNDDWSLTSMTANTSTDYSNRLDFDQNALDNEVVLRKQDGNLFSQELRLNYTSDTVKSFVGAYYGHNTNAFHDRLLFDDVLVRTVKGDTKIENKAVFGEVNWTFAPRWTLITGLRYDHETNDTDIEEDGSFVPEKIKKSFDAVLPKLGIDYELAANQYLGFMVQKGYRGGGVNLRSGSGHQAYDPEYTTNYELSYRGSFFDQTLRTRANLYYTDWKDQQVSVRQTGGSVIDIYNAGRSDIKGLEVFVEKDITEQLTLNVGAAVTDSKYKDFVSDSGQDRSGESFLFSPKYKASVGGVYRFDDRLIFGTDIVYQGTAPSEYEFDSNGKVTGERKSDAYVLVNFNTEYKVTKNVAVSAYVKNAFDKEYVTNNRNDDIIDVGAPRTVGMSLRYDM, via the coding sequence GTGAATTTCAAAAAGAACACAATTGCGTTGGCTGTAGGGTCGGCCATAGGCCTGAGCAACGCTGCATGGGCGGCCGAAGAAGCCGGCACGATGGAGATTGCTCCGATCACCGTGACAGGTGAAAAAATCGACCGCACGCTTGAGCAGACCCAGTCCAGCGTCGTGGTCCTCACCGACAAGAATCTGCGTGAGCACGGCGACAAGGATCTGGTGGATGTGTTTGCCCGCACGCCCGGCGTCTATAGCCAGGCCGGCAATGAAAACTGGGGTATCCGTGGTGTGCCGGTGTCCGGTTTTGACGACCAGGGTCCAGCGGCCCTCAATGGTGCGGTATCGGTGTATGTCGACGGTGCAGTGCAGCCGAACCGCGCGCTGACCCTCAGTCCGGTCCCGCTCTGGGATGCCGAGCAGGTCGAAGTATTCCTTGGCCCGCAATCCACCACCCAGGGCCGTAATTCCCTGGCCGGTGCGGTGGTTATCCGGACCAAGAACCCCACCTTCGAACCGAGCTTTTCGGCGCAAACCAATGTGGGCAATTACGGTGAGCGCGGGGCGGCGGTGGCCGGTGGTGGCTCCATCGTCGACGACAAGATTGCCGGGCGTATCGCCGTGGATTATGGCGAAGGTGATGGCTACATTCGTAACACTACGCACAATGACGATGCCAACCCGCGTCGCACCAGCAACACCCGCGGCAAATTGCTGATCCTGCCCAATGACGACACCGATGTTCTGCTGACCTACGCTCACAGCGAGCACCGCCAGGGCGACCGCTCGACCATGCGTGTCAACGGCAAGCCGAGCTATTACGACATCGCGTCCAACACCAAGGCCTTCGACAACCTCAAGCAGGACACCCTCAGCGCCAAGGTGGATTATCGTCTGAACGATGACTGGTCGCTGACGAGCATGACCGCCAATACCAGTACGGACTACAGCAACCGTCTGGATTTCGACCAGAATGCGTTGGACAACGAGGTCGTTCTGCGTAAGCAAGACGGTAACCTGTTCAGTCAGGAGCTGCGTCTGAATTACACCTCGGACACGGTGAAGAGTTTCGTCGGTGCCTACTATGGCCATAACACCAACGCTTTCCACGACCGGTTGCTTTTCGATGACGTGCTGGTTCGTACGGTCAAAGGTGATACCAAGATTGAGAACAAGGCGGTGTTCGGTGAAGTCAACTGGACGTTCGCGCCGCGTTGGACGTTGATCACCGGTCTGCGTTACGACCATGAGACGAACGATACCGATATTGAAGAGGACGGCAGCTTCGTTCCCGAGAAAATCAAGAAGTCGTTTGATGCCGTGCTGCCGAAACTCGGCATCGACTACGAGCTGGCCGCGAATCAATACCTCGGTTTCATGGTGCAAAAAGGCTACCGCGGCGGTGGCGTCAATTTGCGTTCCGGCAGTGGTCACCAAGCCTACGATCCGGAATACACCACTAACTATGAGCTGTCCTACCGCGGTTCGTTCTTCGATCAGACCCTGCGTACCCGCGCCAACCTGTACTACACCGACTGGAAAGATCAGCAGGTCAGCGTGCGGCAGACCGGTGGCTCCGTCATTGATATCTACAACGCCGGTCGCAGTGACATCAAGGGCCTGGAAGTCTTCGTCGAAAAAGACATCACCGAGCAACTGACCCTGAACGTCGGCGCGGCCGTGACCGATAGCAAATACAAAGACTTCGTCTCTGACAGCGGTCAGGACCGGAGCGGTGAGTCGTTCCTCTTCTCGCCTAAATACAAGGCCTCGGTGGGGGGTGTCTATCGCTTCGACGACCGCCTGATATTCGGCACGGACATTGTCTATCAGGGTACCGCGCCTTCGGAGTATGAGTTCGATTCAAACGGCAAAGTCACTGGTGAGCGTAAGAGCGACGCCTATGTGCTGGTGAACTTCAACACCGAGTACAAAGTCACCAAGAACGTCGCGGTGTCTGCTTACGTGAAGAACGCGTTCGACAAGGAATACGTCACCAACAACCGCAACGACGACATCATCGACGTCGGCGCACCGCGCACGGTGGGGATGAGCCTTCGTTACGACATGTAA
- a CDS encoding diaminobutyrate--2-oxoglutarate transaminase, which produces MSAFSNVTAGGAQQLRLLHTGLSSPYCLDSTPLLERQQQQESNARSYPRRIPLVLERAHGIYVQDSRGQVFVDCLAGAGTLALGHNHPVIIEAITRVMAAGVPMHTLDLMTPVKDAFVQEIFACLPSGFARHARIQFCGPSGADAVEAALKLTRTATGRHSVLAFDGAYHGMTLGTLAISGNLSPKNALGALMPGVQRLPFPHDYRCPFGVAGDQAVTLNVRYLEHLLSDPESGVTAPAALILEPIQGEGGVIAAPNRWLQELRRLTQAHGIPLIVDEIQCGIARSGRMFGFEQSGITPDVITLSKAIGGGLPLSVMVYHESLDVWQPGAHAGTFRGNQLAMAAGTATLRFIRDEGLVQHAEKVGAYLQKQLQALQNEFAWIGDVRGRGLMLGMEIVDPQGTLDVQGHPPVDTARAKAFQQACLKHGLIVELGGRHGATVRFLPPLIITEQEIDFVGQILFQAASTLSERSAQ; this is translated from the coding sequence ATGAGTGCTTTTTCGAATGTCACAGCGGGTGGCGCGCAACAGTTGCGCCTGTTGCACACCGGTCTGTCGAGTCCTTACTGCCTCGATTCGACACCCCTGCTGGAACGTCAGCAACAGCAGGAATCCAACGCCCGCAGTTACCCGCGACGCATTCCTCTGGTGCTTGAAAGGGCTCATGGCATTTATGTGCAGGACAGCCGGGGGCAAGTGTTTGTCGATTGCCTGGCCGGTGCCGGAACCCTGGCGCTGGGCCACAACCACCCGGTGATCATCGAAGCCATCACCCGAGTCATGGCGGCCGGTGTGCCGATGCACACCCTGGACCTCATGACGCCTGTAAAGGACGCATTCGTCCAGGAAATTTTCGCTTGCCTGCCCAGCGGGTTCGCTCGCCATGCACGCATCCAGTTCTGCGGCCCGAGTGGCGCCGATGCGGTTGAGGCCGCGCTCAAGCTGACCCGCACCGCCACGGGGCGGCATTCGGTCCTGGCGTTTGACGGGGCCTATCACGGGATGACCCTGGGGACGCTGGCCATCAGCGGCAACCTGTCGCCGAAAAATGCCCTTGGCGCATTGATGCCAGGGGTGCAGCGCCTGCCGTTCCCACACGACTATCGTTGCCCGTTCGGGGTGGCCGGCGATCAGGCGGTCACGTTGAACGTGCGTTACCTCGAGCACTTGCTCAGCGACCCGGAAAGCGGGGTGACCGCCCCGGCGGCGCTGATCCTTGAACCGATACAGGGAGAGGGCGGGGTCATTGCCGCGCCGAACCGCTGGCTGCAGGAACTGCGCCGATTGACCCAGGCCCACGGCATCCCGCTGATCGTCGACGAGATCCAGTGCGGCATTGCCCGCAGTGGCCGGATGTTCGGCTTCGAGCAATCGGGCATCACGCCGGATGTCATCACCCTGTCCAAAGCCATCGGCGGCGGGTTGCCGCTGTCGGTCATGGTCTACCACGAGTCGCTGGACGTCTGGCAGCCGGGTGCCCACGCCGGCACGTTCCGCGGCAATCAGTTGGCGATGGCGGCCGGCACTGCGACCTTGCGGTTTATCCGCGATGAAGGCCTGGTCCAGCACGCTGAAAAGGTCGGCGCTTACCTGCAAAAACAACTGCAGGCACTGCAAAACGAGTTTGCCTGGATCGGCGATGTGCGTGGTCGCGGGCTGATGCTCGGGATGGAAATCGTCGACCCGCAGGGCACCCTCGATGTCCAAGGCCATCCGCCGGTGGATACGGCCCGGGCCAAGGCGTTCCAGCAGGCTTGCCTGAAGCACGGCTTGATCGTTGAACTGGGTGGACGCCACGGCGCGACCGTACGCTTCTTGCCGCCATTGATCATCACTGAGCAGGAGATCGATTTCGTGGGACAGATCCTGTTTCAGGCCGCGAGCACCCTCAGTGAACGTTCCGCGCAATGA
- a CDS encoding NADPH-dependent F420 reductase: MRIGIIGAGNVGATLARKLAACGHEVKLANSKSPQSIQNLANEIGVQAVTKEDAASDVDAVILSIPFAKYPDLRQTLSNIPEKVVVIDTSNYYPGRDGAIEEVDDGKPESIWVSEQIGRPVVKAWNAALAATLAEKGQPAGSSTRIALPVAGDDPHAEAIAQDLVEDTGFTALAAGSLEGSWHQQPGTPAYCTELTLPELKLALCAADKIRAPQNRDALLARFMAPGGQFTHEQIVATNRAMTA; encoded by the coding sequence ATGAGAATCGGAATTATCGGCGCGGGCAACGTTGGGGCTACGCTTGCCCGTAAGCTCGCTGCGTGCGGCCATGAAGTGAAACTGGCCAACTCCAAGAGCCCCCAGAGTATTCAGAACCTCGCCAACGAAATCGGTGTACAGGCGGTGACCAAGGAAGACGCTGCGTCCGATGTGGATGCAGTTATCCTCTCGATCCCCTTCGCGAAGTACCCCGATCTGCGCCAAACTTTAAGTAATATTCCCGAGAAGGTCGTCGTCATTGACACATCCAATTACTATCCGGGACGAGACGGGGCGATCGAAGAGGTAGACGACGGCAAGCCCGAGAGCATCTGGGTAAGCGAGCAGATTGGCCGCCCGGTCGTCAAGGCATGGAACGCCGCCCTCGCAGCGACTCTTGCCGAGAAAGGCCAACCAGCCGGGTCTTCAACACGCATAGCCTTACCAGTAGCTGGGGATGACCCCCATGCTGAGGCAATCGCGCAGGATCTTGTCGAGGATACCGGCTTCACCGCGCTTGCCGCTGGCAGCCTTGAGGGCTCATGGCATCAGCAACCAGGCACGCCTGCATACTGCACCGAACTAACACTGCCTGAGCTAAAACTGGCCTTGTGTGCGGCTGATAAAATCAGGGCGCCTCAAAACCGGGATGCACTGTTGGCCAGGTTCATGGCTCCCGGTGGTCAGTTTACACATGAGCAAATTGTTGCCACGAATCGTGCAATGACAGCCTGA
- a CDS encoding SDR family oxidoreductase — protein sequence MNSTGNTILVTGSTSGIGLGLALRLHKAGNKVIIAGRRKDLLDKIESEHPGIESVLLDICDPTSIQRTSEALAISHPNLNVLINNAGVMHWEDLTDPQNLSTAEDIVTTNLLGTIRMTYAFTPQLIKQPRATIINVSSALAFVPLPATPTYSATKAAVHSFTQSLRVQLEASSIEVIELAPPGVRTTLLGQENDEHAMPLEEFLNEIFELLKISPTPQELVVERAKPLRFAEASGSHSEVLKMLAGYQPPAE from the coding sequence ATGAACAGCACGGGCAACACGATTCTGGTTACCGGCAGCACCTCAGGCATAGGCCTTGGCCTGGCGCTAAGGCTTCACAAGGCGGGTAACAAAGTAATCATCGCGGGACGTCGTAAGGATCTGCTCGACAAAATCGAATCGGAACACCCGGGTATTGAATCAGTATTGCTGGACATCTGCGATCCAACATCCATCCAGCGCACCAGCGAAGCGCTTGCGATCAGTCACCCGAATCTGAACGTTCTCATAAACAACGCTGGCGTCATGCACTGGGAGGACCTGACTGATCCGCAAAACCTGAGTACAGCCGAAGACATCGTGACAACGAACTTGCTTGGCACGATTCGCATGACGTATGCCTTCACTCCCCAACTGATCAAGCAGCCAAGAGCAACGATCATCAATGTCAGTTCGGCTTTGGCATTCGTCCCGCTGCCTGCAACACCGACCTACAGCGCAACCAAAGCGGCAGTTCATTCCTTCACTCAAAGTCTTCGAGTGCAGCTAGAGGCCTCATCAATCGAGGTTATCGAACTTGCGCCGCCGGGTGTGCGTACCACTTTGCTTGGACAGGAAAATGACGAACACGCCATGCCCCTGGAGGAGTTTCTGAATGAAATCTTCGAACTGCTCAAGATCTCTCCGACCCCACAAGAACTTGTCGTCGAGCGCGCCAAGCCATTACGGTTTGCTGAAGCGAGCGGCTCACACAGTGAGGTCTTGAAGATGCTTGCGGGATACCAACCACCGGCAGAATGA
- a CDS encoding TetR/AcrR family transcriptional regulator, with translation MRSDAKKNRERILKVAVAELTLDPAVPLSAIAKKAGVGQGTFYRHFANREELVFELYQFEMQQVALLAEQLLATKPPKEALREWMDCLAEYAMTKVGLATAIRQAASIYEFPGKSGYAPVQAAAELLLRANEKAGTIRSGVTNDDFFLAIAGIWQIDSQSEWRSRLARLMNLVMDGLCAGSPESLKKSV, from the coding sequence ATGCGTTCTGACGCCAAGAAAAATCGAGAACGAATACTGAAGGTCGCTGTGGCAGAGCTGACACTCGATCCTGCGGTCCCGCTGAGTGCGATTGCGAAGAAAGCCGGAGTGGGACAGGGCACGTTCTATCGCCATTTCGCCAACAGAGAAGAGCTGGTATTTGAGCTCTATCAATTTGAAATGCAGCAGGTAGCCTTGTTGGCAGAACAACTGCTCGCTACAAAACCACCTAAGGAGGCCCTTCGAGAATGGATGGACTGCCTCGCTGAATATGCAATGACAAAGGTGGGACTTGCGACCGCGATACGACAAGCAGCTTCTATTTACGAGTTCCCAGGGAAGTCGGGGTACGCGCCAGTCCAGGCAGCAGCCGAGTTGCTTTTGAGGGCAAATGAAAAGGCCGGAACGATTCGTAGCGGCGTCACTAACGACGATTTTTTCCTAGCTATCGCCGGAATATGGCAAATAGATTCCCAGAGTGAATGGCGCTCACGTCTCGCCAGATTGATGAACCTGGTCATGGATGGCTTATGCGCTGGCAGCCCTGAAAGCTTGAAGAAGAGCGTGTAG
- a CDS encoding sugar ABC transporter substrate-binding protein: MRRCTLLFATLLLLLSQWAVADYRIGVSIARVDDNFMTYVRNGLNEAAEKENVQIQFEDAQGDVVRQLNQVQGFINQKVDAVIVLPVDTSATANITRAAVEAKIPLVYVNRHPDERTLPKGVVTVASNDIEAGQLQMRYLAEKLGGKGNLAIIMGDLAQNATRDRTEGVKQVLKDYPGIKIVEQQSAEWQRSKGMDLTSNWLLAGTSFDAIVANNDEMAIGAAMALQQAGKAKGEVAIVGIDGLPDGLAAIKRGMLVASVFQDPKAQATSAVQAALKMIKGEAVEQDVWVPFQLIRPEQLAVFEQHYK, encoded by the coding sequence ATGCGTCGTTGCACACTGCTTTTCGCCACCCTGCTATTGCTCTTGAGCCAATGGGCCGTCGCCGACTATCGCATCGGTGTCAGCATCGCCAGGGTCGACGACAACTTCATGACCTACGTGCGTAACGGCCTGAATGAGGCCGCGGAAAAGGAAAACGTGCAGATTCAATTCGAGGATGCTCAAGGCGATGTGGTGCGCCAACTCAACCAGGTCCAGGGTTTTATCAACCAGAAAGTGGACGCGGTCATTGTCCTGCCGGTGGACACCTCCGCCACCGCCAACATCACGCGCGCGGCGGTCGAAGCGAAGATACCGCTGGTCTACGTCAACCGTCACCCGGACGAACGTACCCTGCCCAAAGGCGTCGTCACCGTGGCGTCCAATGACATCGAGGCCGGACAACTACAGATGCGCTATCTGGCCGAAAAGCTCGGCGGCAAGGGCAACCTCGCGATCATCATGGGGGACCTGGCGCAAAACGCTACCCGCGACCGCACCGAAGGCGTCAAACAGGTGCTCAAGGATTATCCCGGGATCAAGATTGTCGAGCAGCAAAGTGCCGAGTGGCAGCGCAGCAAAGGGATGGATCTGACCAGCAACTGGCTGCTGGCCGGCACGAGTTTTGATGCCATCGTCGCCAACAACGACGAAATGGCCATCGGTGCGGCCATGGCGTTGCAGCAGGCCGGCAAAGCCAAGGGCGAGGTCGCGATTGTCGGCATCGACGGCTTGCCTGACGGCCTGGCGGCCATCAAGCGCGGGATGCTGGTCGCCTCGGTATTCCAGGACCCCAAGGCCCAGGCGACCAGCGCGGTACAAGCAGCGCTCAAAATGATCAAGGGAGAAGCGGTAGAACAAGACGTCTGGGTGCCCTTCCAGTTGATCAGACCTGAGCAACTGGCGGTGTTTGAACAACATTACAAGTAG
- a CDS encoding TIM barrel protein: MSFTPFKLAISAEMVFLDLPFTERVKRIHALGFSVEIWNWTTKDIQALAATGADFTSMTGYISGNLTDPEDIRQLLDSAQESLTVAAQLGCPSLNLHGTGLGDQGLPVKPVAQTTGRMWLNACKTLEKIAHLGEDAGRVFLLENLNTEVDHPGTPFARADDTLALIEAVGSPHLKMNLDLYHAQIGEGNLIELIQRAGSAIGEIQVADVPGRMEPGTGEIHYPAIARALFGMGYSGVVGLEGWASGDSEVALERFRQAFTLDG; encoded by the coding sequence ATGAGTTTCACACCGTTCAAACTGGCGATCAGCGCCGAGATGGTCTTTCTCGACCTGCCCTTTACCGAGCGAGTCAAACGCATCCATGCGCTGGGTTTCAGCGTCGAGATATGGAACTGGACCACCAAAGACATCCAGGCCCTTGCCGCGACCGGCGCGGATTTCACCTCCATGACCGGCTATATCTCGGGCAATCTGACCGACCCCGAGGATATCCGGCAACTGCTCGACAGCGCCCAGGAGTCTTTAACCGTCGCAGCCCAGCTGGGTTGCCCGAGCCTGAACCTGCATGGCACCGGCCTGGGTGATCAGGGATTACCGGTCAAACCCGTGGCCCAGACCACCGGCCGCATGTGGTTGAACGCCTGCAAGACGCTGGAAAAAATAGCCCACCTGGGCGAGGACGCGGGCCGGGTATTCCTGCTGGAAAACCTCAACACTGAAGTCGACCACCCGGGCACGCCTTTCGCCCGCGCTGACGACACCCTGGCGCTGATCGAGGCCGTGGGCAGCCCGCATCTGAAGATGAACCTGGACCTCTATCACGCCCAGATCGGCGAAGGAAACCTGATCGAACTGATCCAGCGCGCGGGCAGCGCCATCGGCGAAATCCAGGTCGCCGACGTTCCGGGCCGCATGGAGCCCGGCACCGGTGAAATCCATTATCCTGCCATTGCCAGGGCCTTGTTCGGCATGGGATACAGCGGTGTCGTCGGCCTCGAAGGCTGGGCCAGCGGTGACAGCGAAGTCGCGCTTGAGCGTTTCAGGCAGGCCTTCACGCTTGATGGATGA
- a CDS encoding Gfo/Idh/MocA family oxidoreductase — protein sequence MSTSRIIRLGLIGAGRMGSFHGLSAARHIPGACLAAIADPTPGQAARLAAELDVQKVYTDPQQLLDDPDIDAVLIAAPARSHTELVINAARAGKGVFCEKPMAITLDEADRAIAAAADARVTLQVGFNRRFARSFRTAHLDVVAGRIGTPQLLRSLTRDPALNNPAASPQWVIFLETLIHDFDTLRYLNPGAEAVEVFVMADALIAPAYKDKGFLDTAVVTIRFDNGAIATAEANFQAVYGYDVRGEVFGSAGMLTMGNVNDSDLLRYLANGVQADTQRMDTDLLRDAYVAELNHFVSCVRSGEKPLASGEDARAALAIARACIESFQQGKPVRVQGAHS from the coding sequence ATGAGCACATCCAGGATCATCCGCCTTGGCCTCATCGGCGCCGGCCGCATGGGCAGTTTTCACGGCCTGAGCGCCGCCCGGCACATCCCCGGCGCCTGCCTCGCCGCCATCGCCGACCCTACCCCCGGCCAGGCCGCGCGCCTGGCGGCAGAACTGGACGTGCAGAAGGTCTACACCGACCCCCAGCAATTGCTGGATGACCCGGACATCGACGCCGTGCTGATTGCCGCTCCGGCACGCAGCCACACCGAACTGGTGATCAATGCGGCCCGGGCTGGCAAAGGTGTGTTCTGTGAAAAACCGATGGCTATCACCCTGGACGAAGCAGACCGCGCCATCGCTGCCGCTGCCGATGCACGGGTGACGCTGCAAGTGGGCTTCAATCGCCGCTTTGCCAGAAGTTTCCGCACCGCTCATCTGGACGTGGTTGCCGGTCGGATCGGTACGCCACAACTGCTGCGCTCGCTGACCCGCGACCCGGCGCTGAACAACCCGGCCGCATCGCCACAATGGGTAATCTTCCTCGAAACCCTGATTCATGACTTCGACACCCTGCGCTACCTGAATCCGGGCGCCGAGGCGGTTGAAGTTTTTGTGATGGCCGATGCTCTGATCGCACCGGCCTACAAGGACAAAGGATTTCTCGACACGGCGGTGGTCACAATCCGTTTCGACAACGGCGCCATCGCCACAGCCGAGGCGAATTTCCAGGCGGTCTATGGCTACGATGTCCGCGGCGAAGTGTTCGGCAGCGCTGGCATGCTGACCATGGGCAACGTCAACGACTCCGACCTGCTGCGATACCTGGCCAATGGGGTCCAGGCCGACACCCAGCGCATGGACACCGACTTGCTGCGTGATGCCTATGTGGCTGAGCTCAACCACTTTGTCAGTTGCGTGCGCAGTGGCGAAAAACCTCTGGCCAGCGGTGAAGACGCCCGGGCGGCACTGGCCATTGCTCGCGCTTGTATCGAGTCCTTCCAGCAGGGCAAACCGGTGCGCGTACAAGGAGCTCATTCATGA